From a region of the Corythoichthys intestinalis isolate RoL2023-P3 chromosome 7, ASM3026506v1, whole genome shotgun sequence genome:
- the sac3d1 gene encoding SAC3 domain-containing protein 1 isoform X2 yields MKYGGYPRNSSTSLQTDAPGEREKRWSNQGRGRGNLKSHVKDDVRAGHREDDTVPRGTCQTMCPTVEMHKRESQRRLHRFEMLVGTEKDRRPRADPRRIVKEYSRPAAGKDSAGPADLRPPTVLLKTVCYLIDEVAAAPQLHPWTEVYSFVFDRLRSVKQDMIIQRANGPDCVAILERTVRFLIYASYRLCGEPLRLFDPRINDTHLQENLNWLLECYANGNGPHPNQEEFQALCLLYNLGSHRAMQHIMELPAPLRHSPTLTLAISINRSFLERNPVRLLRLAHRLNFLQACALHRHMTASRKDLLLIYSHGYSSRNCRFPLDALSKLLALEESLTSTLCQVCGVEVNTDQQVVFSKGAFAEPEQGKLCCSFYHNIVSEKQKVLALSNLLHGCI; encoded by the exons ATGAAGTACGGTGGATATCCTCGTAACAG TTCCACCTCCCTGCAGACAGATGCACCAGGAGAAAGGGAAAAAAGATGGAGTAACCAAGGACGCGGGCGAGGCAACCTTAAATCCCACGTGAAAGACGATGTCAGAGCTGGGCATCGTGAGGATGATACTGTACCCAGGGGCACATGCCAGACCATGTGTCCCACAGTGGAGATGCACAAGCGTGAGTCCCAGAGACGTCTGCATCGCTTCGAGATGTTGGTGGGCACGGAGAAAGACCGTAGACCCCGAGCTGACCCTAGGCGTATCGTCAAGGAGTATTCCAGACCGGCTGCCGGAAAAGACTCTGCCGGCCCCGCCGACTTGCGTCCACCTACCGTGTTGCTGAAAACTGTGTGTTACCTCATTGATGAGGTTGCTGCAGCTCCTCAGCTGCATCCTTGGACTGAG GTATATAGCTTTGTTTTTGATCGACTGCGCAGCGTGAAACAGGATATGATCATCCAGAGGGCGAACGGTCCAGACTGCGTGGCCATTTTGGAGCGGACTGTGCGATTCCTCATATACGCTTCGTATCGTCTCTGCGGCGAGCCCCTGCGACTCTTTGATCCCCGCATCAATGACACGCACCTCCAAGAGAACCTGAACTGGCTGTTGGAATGCTACGCGAACGGCAATGGACCACATCCAAACCAGGAGGAGTTCCAGGCACTCTGTTTACTCTATAACTTAG GTTCCCATCGCGCTATGCAGCACATCATGGAGCTTCCGGCGCCGCTTCGGCACAGCCCCACCCTCACGCTCGCCATATCCATCAACCGTTCCTTCTTGGAGCGCAACCCGGTACGTCTGCTGCGCTTGGCCCACCGCCTGAACTTCCTGCAGGCCTGCGCTTTGCACCGCCACATGACGGCAAGCCGTAAGGACCTGCTGCTCATATACAGCCACGGCTACAGCAGCCGAAATTGTCGCTTCCCATTGGACGCACTGTCTAAACTCCTTGCCTTGGAGGAAAGTTTGACGAGCACGCTTTGTCAGGTGTGTGGCGTGGAGGTCAacactgaccagcaggtggtgtTCTCCAAGGGTGCCTTTGCTGAACCAGAACAAGGGAAACTGTGTTGCtctttttatcacaatattgtgTCCGAGAAGCAAAAAGTCCTCGCCCTGAGTAACCTCCTTCATGGGTGCATTTGA
- the sac3d1 gene encoding SAC3 domain-containing protein 1 isoform X1: MKYGGYPRNSSSTSLQTDAPGEREKRWSNQGRGRGNLKSHVKDDVRAGHREDDTVPRGTCQTMCPTVEMHKRESQRRLHRFEMLVGTEKDRRPRADPRRIVKEYSRPAAGKDSAGPADLRPPTVLLKTVCYLIDEVAAAPQLHPWTEVYSFVFDRLRSVKQDMIIQRANGPDCVAILERTVRFLIYASYRLCGEPLRLFDPRINDTHLQENLNWLLECYANGNGPHPNQEEFQALCLLYNLGSHRAMQHIMELPAPLRHSPTLTLAISINRSFLERNPVRLLRLAHRLNFLQACALHRHMTASRKDLLLIYSHGYSSRNCRFPLDALSKLLALEESLTSTLCQVCGVEVNTDQQVVFSKGAFAEPEQGKLCCSFYHNIVSEKQKVLALSNLLHGCI, encoded by the exons ATGAAGTACGGTGGATATCCTCGTAACAG CAGTTCCACCTCCCTGCAGACAGATGCACCAGGAGAAAGGGAAAAAAGATGGAGTAACCAAGGACGCGGGCGAGGCAACCTTAAATCCCACGTGAAAGACGATGTCAGAGCTGGGCATCGTGAGGATGATACTGTACCCAGGGGCACATGCCAGACCATGTGTCCCACAGTGGAGATGCACAAGCGTGAGTCCCAGAGACGTCTGCATCGCTTCGAGATGTTGGTGGGCACGGAGAAAGACCGTAGACCCCGAGCTGACCCTAGGCGTATCGTCAAGGAGTATTCCAGACCGGCTGCCGGAAAAGACTCTGCCGGCCCCGCCGACTTGCGTCCACCTACCGTGTTGCTGAAAACTGTGTGTTACCTCATTGATGAGGTTGCTGCAGCTCCTCAGCTGCATCCTTGGACTGAG GTATATAGCTTTGTTTTTGATCGACTGCGCAGCGTGAAACAGGATATGATCATCCAGAGGGCGAACGGTCCAGACTGCGTGGCCATTTTGGAGCGGACTGTGCGATTCCTCATATACGCTTCGTATCGTCTCTGCGGCGAGCCCCTGCGACTCTTTGATCCCCGCATCAATGACACGCACCTCCAAGAGAACCTGAACTGGCTGTTGGAATGCTACGCGAACGGCAATGGACCACATCCAAACCAGGAGGAGTTCCAGGCACTCTGTTTACTCTATAACTTAG GTTCCCATCGCGCTATGCAGCACATCATGGAGCTTCCGGCGCCGCTTCGGCACAGCCCCACCCTCACGCTCGCCATATCCATCAACCGTTCCTTCTTGGAGCGCAACCCGGTACGTCTGCTGCGCTTGGCCCACCGCCTGAACTTCCTGCAGGCCTGCGCTTTGCACCGCCACATGACGGCAAGCCGTAAGGACCTGCTGCTCATATACAGCCACGGCTACAGCAGCCGAAATTGTCGCTTCCCATTGGACGCACTGTCTAAACTCCTTGCCTTGGAGGAAAGTTTGACGAGCACGCTTTGTCAGGTGTGTGGCGTGGAGGTCAacactgaccagcaggtggtgtTCTCCAAGGGTGCCTTTGCTGAACCAGAACAAGGGAAACTGTGTTGCtctttttatcacaatattgtgTCCGAGAAGCAAAAAGTCCTCGCCCTGAGTAACCTCCTTCATGGGTGCATTTGA